The segment GTGTGAGTATCTAGCGGTATGAGTAGTTTGGACGAACTTATGCGCGAAAACAGCCCTAAATCTATATCGCTTTTGCGCACCATCCAGCGCAAAAACAGATTGTAGCGTTTGTATGGCGAGGTAGGTTTAGTGGTGAAATTTTTGCCGAAGAAAAACTCATATCCAGCCGAGCGATACTCTGAAAGCTCGTAAATTTGGGCTATGAGCGCATTTATGCCGTTTATGATTTCGCCATTTTTCATACCATTTAAAATGATTTTTTCTATATCGCACTCGCAAAGCCTGCGAAGCGCGAGAAAAATCTCCGCCACATCGCGCTCGCTTTGAAAGCGGTATTTTTTGCCTTGTAAAGCTGATTTTATCGTCTTTTCATCGCTTTCAAGCAAATCAAAATTTAGCGAATTTAAAAATTTGATTATCTGCCCTGCGTTTCCATAGGCAAAAAGTGCGCAAATTAGCGCGATTACGGGCGCGTGCGGGGTGTGGGCGAGAGGTTTTAGCACTTGCAAGGGATCTGGGGCACTAAAAAGATTTTCATCAGTATTACTACGCGCCGAATAATACTCCAAAAGTGCCTTCATTTCGGCACCGCTAAGGTTTTTTGAAATTTTATTTTGCATAGTAAGATAGCGTCGTGGCGCCAAATTTCTTGGATTTTAAAAGACTAAATTTGGCGATATTTGCCTCAAATTTCACCTCACTTGCGTGCTCAATTATCACAAATTTTACCCCTTCGCACTCGCAAATTTCGCAGATTAGGCCCACTACGCGCTCGTAAATTCCAGCAAAACCATCTCTGATATCAAATGGCGGATCAAGGTAGATGAAAATTTTTTCGTTGTCTAAATTCGCCAAAATTTGTGGCAAAAGCGCGAAACAATCGCCATTTAGGGCATTTTTTTCTACGCCAAAAAGGGCGAAGTTACGCCTTGTGATTTCGTAAGCTTTGCGGTCTTTTTCGATAGCAAAAACCTCTTTTGCGCCGTTGCTAAGGGCTTCGAGCGCCATGCCGCCGCTTCCGCCAAAGCCCTCGATGAAGCAACTGCCCTCTAATTCATACCTAAATGAGTCGAAAAACGAGCCTTTTACGATTGATTTCGTGCTACGCGTAGTGCCTATGCTTGGGAGTTCCAAGCTTTTTCCTTTGTAAATTCCGCTTGAAATTTTGCCTCTAAATTTCGCCACTTTGTTTCCTTAAAATTTCTAAAATTCGCGCCTTAAATTCATCAAATACTGCGCCGATTTGCGCTTCTAAATCCAAATTTTGTGAAAACTCAAATTTATTATAGCTAGCTTGCACGATCTCGCTTGCGCTAAAATTTTTAAGCGCCAAAACAAGCTGTTCTTTGCTAAACGGCAATTCTAAATCGCCGTTTTTGGCGATGATAAAGAGCGGTTTGGCACTTGCTCTGGCAGTGTCTGTCACGACAAAATCGGCCTCGCTTAAATTCTGCACGGCGAAATTTGCCAAAAACATTTCGAGGCTTTTTTGCATAATCTCGCATTCGCAATCGATAAAAACTCTCATTAAAATCCTTTTAAAAACTCGATAAATTTGAACTTTTCGCCAAATTCGTGGCGCAGGTGGTTAAACTGGGCTAGGGCGTTTTGATAGCCGTTTTGACCCAAATTTTGCGCAAATTGCTCCAAAATTTGTGTCGCGCCAAATTCAATCAAAGCCTTTTCAAAACTCATAAATCTGCCAATTTTCGCGCCAGTATTCTCAAAAGCTCGCGATAAAATTTCAAAATCTACATTGTAAGTAATGTCGCTTACCCCGTAAAATTCGGCTAAATTTTGAATTTCAAAAAAATTATAGACTTGGTGATTTTTGTAAATTCTAAGCGAAATTTCCCCGCTCGCACCCATTTTGCCATAATCAAATGCCAAAAAGGCGAATTTTTGCGCATTAATGCTACTAGCAAATTCCTCGTATCCAAGCGGAATTTCTGCGCCCCCAGCGCTAAATTTTAAAATTTCATTATCGCAAATTTCGCGCCAAATTTGTTTAAAATCCTCGATATAAAGCATTTTGCCATCTTGGACAACCTCGCATTTGAAGGTGTCAAAAAGCTCGTTTGCGATAAAAATCGCCTCGCTAAATTTCGCTTCTTTTAGCGAAGAGAGGTGTTTTAGCGTGATTTCATCGCCAAATTTTTTAGCGAAATTTTCGCTTTGGATTTGGCGCAGCCTCTGGTGTGGCTCGATGATGACAAACTCAAATTTCGCCAAAGAATTTGGGTCAAAAGTAAAAAGCGCTTGCGCTATATCAGCGAGCAAAAATCCCTCGTTTGCGCCGATTTCGACGAGTGAAATTTTGCCAGTAAAATTCGCACTAAGGCGCAAAATTTCGCGCCCCAAGCAAATCCCAAAAAAGCTTCCCACGCTAACAGCGGTGTAAAAATCGCCCTCTTTGCCGATTTTAACGCCATTTGCGTAGTAGCCTTCGTTTAGCCACGCCTCGAAAAAATCGCTAAATTTCAATCTTGAAGCTCTTCAAGAGTCTTGCGCAAAATTTCAAATCCTGCTTTTATCTCTTTTTTCTTTATGTTTAATGGCGGTAAAAATCTTAGCGTTTTACTACCTGATTTTAGCACCAAAAGTCCGTTTCTTAGGCACTCGGCAAAGAGTATGCTTAGATATGTGCTGTCCTTTAAAACCAAGCCTTGCATTAGTCCAAGCCCTGTGCGAGATTCGAAGAAATTTGGGAAATCTTTTAGAATTTTGTCTAAATTTTCTTCAAATTCAGCGATAGTTTTTTTAAGCTCGCCGCTTTCGTAGAGGTATTCTAGCTCGCGCAAAACGGCGTTTGCGGTCGATGTGGCTAGGTGATTGCCACCAAATGTGCTTCCATGCTCGCCAGGGGCAAAGATATTTTCCCTAGCCACGCACGCTCCGATTGGCACGCCACCTGCTAGCCCTTTGGCAAAGGTGATAATGTCAGGCTCGATACCATAAATCTTGCTTGCGACAAACTCGCCCGAGCGATAGACGCCACATTGGACCTCGTCGGTGATTAGAAGTAGGTTTTTTTCTTTTAAAATTTTGGCTAGTTTTTGGACTGATTTTTTATCCAGTGGGCAAATTCCGCCCTCGCCTTGGATTAGTTCTATCATCACAGCGACCGTTTTATCGCTGATATTTGCGATGATTTCATCGATTCCGTCGTAAAATTTAAATCCCTCAATGTATGGAGCGAAAATTTCAGGGTGAAATTTATCCTGTCCTGTGGCACTCAAAGTAGCCATAGTGCGTCCGTGGAAGGAATTTTTTAGAGTTAAAATTTCATATTTTTTGCTCTCAAATTTAGTCGTGCCGTATTTGCGTGCCATTTTTATGGCTGCTTCGTTCGCCTCTGCCCCAGAGTTGCAAAACACAGCGTATGTTTGATAGCCCAAAAGATTGCTGATTTTTTTGGCTAGCACCTCTTGTGGCAGGACTCTATAAATGTTCGAGCTATGGATTATCATCGCGCTTTGCGTGTTTATGGCCTCTATCACCACAGGGCTTGCATGCCCTAGGCTACACACCCCAATTCCAGCGGCGAAATCAATGTATTTCTCGCCGTTGCTATCCCATAGCTTCGCGCCTTTACCCCTCGTAAAAGCGACATCGACCCTAGAAAAATTACTCATTAAATACTTCATTTGTTATACTCCACCTTTGGCAAATGCCAACCCCTATAATACGCAAACATTCTAACTACAATCCCAGCGAAAAATAGTGCCAAAATCGTGTAGATATTCGCCAAGTCAAGCCAGTCTAAGATAAAATAAACCAGCCCGACACCCATACTTATCGTCCCATAAAGCCCCGTGCGCAAAAACCACGGCACCTCGTTTAATAGCACATCGCGCAAAATTCCGCCACCAACGCCATTAAAAAAGGCGATAAGTATCGCCCCAAAAACATTTAATCCATACTCGATCGAAACCATAGCTCCGACAATCGAGAAGCAAATCACATCGATTGCGTCGGAGAAAATAAATATAAATCTGCCTTGCAGTTTTTTGGTCTGGGCTGCGAAAATATGCGAGGCGATAAGCACCGCAATGACGATGATTACTGGCATATAGTGCGTGAAGGAATACAGCGGTCTGCCCACCGTGATATCGCGCACAATCCCGCCACCAAGGGCGGTCAAAAACGCAGCCAAAAAAATCCCCAGCCAGTCGCAATCCCTTTTAACCGCGAATAAAAATCCGCTCAAAGAAGCCGAGGCAATGCCGATGTATTCGATATATAAAATGATATTATGCTGTGTCATCGGCGTGGGTAAATTCTAAAATTTAGTGAAATTTGGGCTAAAATTTGCATTAAATTTCGCCCTTGTTTTGGAAAAACCACAAAAACGCCGCCACTAACCCAGAGGCTCGCACGATTTTTTCATCATACATAAATTTTTTAGCTTCATCTAACGGCAAAAAATACAGCTCGATATTCTCGCCATCGACCCCGCCACCTGCGCCTTTTTTCATACTCTCATCAATCTCGCCGTAAAATAAAATTTGGCGATTTGCGCCAAAACCAAGCGCGCTGTAAAAGCTCGTGATAAACTCTAAATTTTTAAGTTCATATCCGGTTTCTTCGTAAATTTCCTCGATTGCGGTTTGTTCCTCGCTAATGCCTTTGTCTAAAATCCCAGCGCACAGCTCGTAGGTAAAGCCCTTTTCATCGCAGTTTATTAAATTTTCGTCTTGGTAAAACCACACGCTTGGGCGAAACTGCTTAACGAGCAAAAACGCCTTTTTTTCGCTGTGATACAGCAGGATTGAGACGCTATCATGCACCTTGACGCAATCCCACGCGCGCGCCTCGCCGTTTAATTCAAAATTTAGCCTAAATGGCTTAATGAAATTCGAGTGTTCGAGTTTTGAAATTTTAAAATTTTTTATATCAATATCCATGTCGCAAGTCCTAAAAAGCTAAAAAATCCCACTATATCAGTAACCGTAGTCAGCAAAACCGAGCTTCCAACAGCTGGATCAATTCCAAAACGGCGCAAGGCAATCGGAATAATCGCGCCAAAAAATCCAGCCAAGGTCAAATTTATCACCATTGACATCGCAATCACGACGCCAAGAAGCTTCATGCCAAACCATACCCACGCCACAACTCCCATTGCCACGGCAAAAATCGAGCCATTTACCAGCGAAATGGTAACTTCGCGCGTGATTACCGAGCGGATATCGCGCGCCTCGATTTCGCCAAGGGCTAGGCGACGCACCGTAACGGTGAGAGCCTGTGTGCCTGTGTTGCCACCCATGGAGGCCACGATTGGCATAAGCACGGCAAGGGCGACGAGCTGCTCGATTGTAGCGTCAAAAAGTCCGATGATAATCGAGCTAATAATCGCCGTGCATAAATTCACGCCTAGCCACGATGCACGCGCCTTTCCAGTTGAAAATGCAGTATCTTCCTCCTCGGCCTCATCATCGACACCAGCAAGGTTGTAAATTTGCTCTGTGGCGCGCTCTTGAATCAAATCATGCACATCATCGGCTGTGATTCGTCCAATCAGCACGCCGTTTGCGTCCAAAACAGGGATTACATTTAGGTCAAATTCCTCGAAATCCTTGATGACATCTTCGATTTTATCGGTATCGGTGGCGAAATGCACCTTTGCGTCTGCGTTAAATTTTTGCGAAATTTCTTTTAGCGTGAGCGAAAAATCGTATAAAATCAAATCCGAGGTCGAAAACGCGCTTAGCATGTGGCCCTTATCATCTAAAACAAAGAGCTGAAAAACATTTTCGATATCGCCGTTTTGGCGCATTACCCTTAGCATATCGACAGCTTCGCCTAGGGTTTGGTTTTCGCGTGCGCTAAAAACCTCGGTTTGCATATACGCGCCAGCTTCGTCATCGTCGTATTTGTTAATCGTCAAAATATCGTGGCGATCGTCCTCATCAAGCCCGTAAAAAAGCTCCTTTGCCTTATCCTCGTCGATTTCTTCGATACTTTGGAGTAGTTCTGCTTGATCATCACTTTCTAGTTCCTCGATAGCTTCGACGATTTTTTCACTCGGAAGGGTTTCGATGATATCTTCGAGCATGTGATCTGGCATTTCAAGTGCAGCGTCAGCGAGGTCCTCGGGGTCGAGTTTTTCTAGGAATTCGACATATTTTTCCTCGTCGTGTTTTTTAAGCGCCTTTAAGTGATCTGCAAGGTCCGCTGGGCTTAGCTCTTCTTCTATCGTATCGCCGATATGCGCCTCTAAAAGAGCTTCGGCTTCTTCGTAATCTGTCAAAAATTCTTTATCTTTTGCTTCCATTTTTGCCTCTAATTTATGCTGACTAAATTTTCATAAGGTTCAAATTTCGCTGGGTTTTTCGAGCCGTCTTTAACCGCGTCAAATTTAGCGTTCATATCCTTTACCAACGCCTTAAATTTGCGCTCTTCTTCGCTTACGAAATTTGATTTTGTGATTTTTATGGTTTTTAGGGGATCGACTGGCTGGTTGTTGCGATACAGACCCAAATGCAAATGCGGCCCCGAGCTTAGCCCAGTAGATCCCACATAGGCGATTAATTGACCTTGTTTTACGCTCATGCCGACTTTTAACCCTTTGGCAAATCCGCTTAAATGCGCATACAGCGTAACCAAACCTCCGCCGTGGTTGATTTCGACGGTGTTTCCATAGCCGTTTTTGCGCCCTACGAAGGTTACTTTGCCATTGCCTGCGGCATTTACTTTTGTGCCTTTTGGCGCAGCATAATCCACGCCCAGGTGCGCGCGGTATCGTTTAAGCACCGGGTGGAAGCGTTTAGGCGTGAAACGAGATGAAATTCTAGTATAAACAAGTGGCGTGGTAAGCACGAAATGTTCGACCTTTTTGCCAGTTTCGTTATAGTATTTGTCATCGAAATAATAAAGCGATTTTGGCTTTTTGGCTTCCTCGATTGTGCCAGCTAGGATTTTAACCCCGCCAAACGGTCTGCCAAGCCTTGTTTTTTGCTCGTATAAAATCGTAAGGCGATCGCCTTTTTGTAGTTTTTTGAAATTTACCTCGTTTTTAAAAACGCTCGAAAATTCGTTTGCTAGCGCGATACTTCCAGTAGCCTTTAAGATATCGTTTGAGGGCGATGAAGTAATCTCAATACTTAAAGCGTAAGAGTGCTGTTCATAAACAATCGGCGTGTAGATAAATTTGTAAATTCCATTTTTGTCGCGGTAAATTTGGATTTGAAGTTCGTCGTTTATGGGGATTAGGACTTGGACGATTTTGCCAAGCGGGTCTTTTAGCATCATACACTCGACATCTGCGCGCACTTCGGCGGCTAATTCTTGATCCTCTTTGTCTAAATCATAATATGTCGAGAGCGGAATAGAGAAATTTTCCATAAATTGTAGTAAGCTCACGCCTGAGGGCCATTTAAATTTTTCCACACTCGAAGAACTGGCAAATGAAAGGCTAAAAAGTAAAAAAATCAGTGCAAAAATTCTCATCATAAACCGCTTTAAAATTGAAATTAAAACCTCAATTCTAGCCAAATTTGGTTTATATTTGGCAAATATCCCTTGCCGTTTGTTGTAAATTCTTATGTATAATTGGCGAAAATTTTATTTTAGGAGTTAAATTTGAAACGAATTTTACTTGCTTTGGGGCTATTTTTATCATCTGTTTTTGGGGCTGAGTTTTACATGCCACCTTATGAAACGCTGATTTTTGATGTGCAAAATGGCGAAGCCGTAATCGCTGATAATCCCGCTATCATGGTAGGAAGCGCTGGGATTGTAATGCATGATTTCGGCAACGGCGAAAACGCTATCATCGCGCGCGCAGTAGTCAGCGAAAAATCCGGCGCAAAGGCAAAAATCAGATTTGAAGTCTTTGGTATGTTGGAGCAAAAGGCTCTGCCGCTACCAAAAATTTTGCCAGCTAATGGCGATAAGGTGATTTTAAATTACCTTTATGACCGCGCCCTAATCGTGGCTCCAAATGCCGAAATTTACGCACAAATCGTGCAGGCTTTCCCAAATATCGAGTTTATTCACCCTGACCTTGGCGGAGCGTATTTGAGGCTAAATTCCAAACCAAACCCGAGCCGTGATGATTTCCGCAAAATTTGCGCGAAAAACAGCACTGGGCTAATTTTTATCGCAATGAACGAAAAGAGCGTATTCGCAGACTGCGGCAGCTTCAAACCACTTCGCACCTATGAAAGTGGCAAGGTCGCTTACTACACGCTTCCGTTTTATTCACGCGTAGGGGATATCAAAACCGTGTTTTGGGATTTCACAAATGGTCCGATTAGCGACTATGACAGACACTACTCATATCTTTTGGGCTTAGATGATGAATAATTCTGACATAGAATTTTTTACAAATTTACTAGGCGAGGAGAACGCCTATTTCGACGAAGCGCATAAAATCGCCTACTGCTACGACGCGACTAGAAGGCGTTTTAAGCCAGACGCTGTGCTTTTCCCACGAGATGAGAGCGATGTAAGCGAGATTTTAAAATACTGCAACGCTCACAATCTGCCAATTATCCCGCGCGGGGCTGGAAGTGGCTTTACGGGCGGTTCTTTGGCGCATGAGGGCGGGATAATTCTAGGCTTTGAAAAGCACATGAATAAAATTTTAGAGATTGATTTGCAAAATTTAGTCGCCGTCGTTCAGCCGGGCGTGATAAACAAAGATTTGCAAAACGCAGTCGCCAAAATGGGGCTGTTTTACCCGCCAGATCCTGCGAGTGAAGCATACAGCACGCTTGGTGGCAATGTTGCTGAAAACTCAGGCGGTATGAGAGCGGCGAAATACGGCATAACCAAAGACTATGTCATGGCTCTACGCGCTGTGCTTCCTAGTGGCGAAATCATACGCGCTGGCAAACGCACGATAAAAGATGTCGCTGGGTATAATATCGCTGGAATTTTAATCGCTAGTGAGGGTTCGCTTGCTGTGATTACCGAAATCACGCTAAAACTCATCGCAATGCCAAAATTTAAAAAGACCGCAATGGGAATTTTCCCAAGTGTCAAAAACGCAATGGACGCCGTGTATAAGACAATGGCGAGTGGCGTAACGCCCGTGGCAATGGAGTTTTTGGACAATCTGTGTATAAAGGCTGTCGAGCAGAAATTTCACAAAGGTCTGCCAACAAGCGCTGGTGCGATACTAATCTGCGATGTCGATGGCAATATCGAAGATAGCCTAGAAGCCGATTTGCGCGTGATCAAAGATAGCTTTATCGCAAATGGCGCTAGCGAATTTCGCGTAGCAAAGGACGAGCGCGAGAGTGCGGATATTTGGTTTGCGCGCAGAAACTGCTCGCAATCTATCACCTGCTACGGCTCTTTGAAGCTAAACGAAGATATCACCGTGCCACGCTCGAATTTACCTGCGCTTTTGGATAAAATCGCTGAAATTTCGGCTAAATATGGGCTTGTTACACCGTGTTTTGGGCACACTGGCGATGGCAATGTCCATACAAATGTCATGGCTGATAAAAGCAATGTCGAAGAGGTCAAAAAGGCTCACCTAGCTATCGAGGAGATTTTCGCAGCGACCGTGGAGCTTGGTGGCACGCTAAGTGGGGAGCATGGGATTGGTATTTCGAAGGCTCCGTATATGAAAATGGCATTTAACGAGGCTGAAATGGAGCTTTTCCGCGCGATTAAAAAGGCCTTTGATCCAAACAATATCCTAAATCCAAACAAAATGGGGCTGTAAAATTCGGCTCATTTGCGGTGGGCAAGTATGCCCACCCTATGATACTTTCTTATTTTCTATTAAAAAATATCCTATCATGCTAGAAAATTTACTCGTTTCGCAAAAAACTTCTGTTTTAAACTTTTCAATCAAATAATCGTTAAATTTCATACTTATAAAAATCCCTTCATAGAAAAAAACCAAATATTTTTCCCGTCTAACTCCATTTAAAACCCAAAAAATAATTTTTTTTACCAAGTTTGCAACAAAAATTACCGGTTTAAGAAAAACATCTAAAAAACTATTGTCCTCGACTTTAAAATTGCCAAATATTGGCACATAAGAATAGCTAATTTTTGCGTTTTCTAATGGCATAGTATGTGTGTATTTATTGCCATCAAATTTCAAATACTCGTATTCAATTCTATCTACATAAATTTTGGAAAATAAGGCAGTATTTTTCATCGCCCAAAAATATTTTAAATTGTTAAAAATCGCGTAAAAAATGCCACCTATACAAATTGCAATTCCTATTTTTCTTTTTGTTTCTCGCAATACATCCTCATTTGTTACACACAGCAAGAAGCACAACATAAGCGCGAATATTGATATTAAAAAAACCCTATTGGCTATTTCTGCTTTAAAAAACCAATCATTTTTTATGATTATAGGTTCTTTCGATATGTTGTTTTTTTCTTTATTTTTCAAACCTTTTCCTTTATTTTTGAAATTCTAGCACCGTAGGGTGGGTATCCTTGCCCACCAAATTTTATATTTTTATCAAATTTTATCATTTCTGTCTTCTATCTAAAATTCTTAATTTAAAAAATATTGTAAGTAATGCCAAAATAATACCAAATCCAAAAACAAACCAGTTGCACTGCATTATCATATGCAAACTTTCGATTTTTAAATTCATATTGCACAATATCGTTGTCATCGTCGCATATAAAATAAAAAATGCAAATAATAGTAAGAAAGAATTAATTTTTATATCCTTATAAATTTGGTAGCTTCCAATAACCAACAAAAATATTGCAAAAACAAGACCATATCCAAATAAAATCATTAATTCAACATAAATGTGAAAATCTGGAAATAATTCATCAGATAAATTTGGATTATTAGATACTTTATCAGCCATAAAAAATTTATACAATATCGCAAATCCAAATGGTTGAAATACTGATAAAATAAACAAAAAAATTATTTTTATAAATTTACTCAAATCAATTCCTCTTAAAAATATTCAATAATCTTATCACCGGATAAGCAAGTAAAAAGCACCGTATGGTGGTATCCTTGCCTACTAAATTTTATATTTTTATCAAATTTTATCAGTTTTCATCCTTTAAAATTAATTTTTCTATTAATATTTTTGTAACTACATATAATAAAATTGCTATCGTTATATCAATAATTTCTGCTATACCCAAATCTTCTGGTATATTGAAATAATCAATTATTTTGTTTTTCGTTATTTTCATCGTAAAAAATATAAATATAGGGACAATAAGCATAAACACATAAATACTTTTTTTATGTGAAAACAAGAAATAAACATAAGAACACACAAAAAAACTTATAATGGGTCCGAAGAATATTGCAAAAAAACCAAAAATCTTTTGCTTTATTTCTCCATAATAAATAATATTATCAACCAACCAAAACACAAAAACCATACTTACAGAATGTATGATAAATAACATAATGCAAATAAATAATCCTATAAATCCTCTAATAATGGTATTTGTATTCACTAAGCACCATCCTTGCCCACCAAATTTTATATTTTTATCAAATTTCTCATTATTTCAAATTCGGTGCAGTATTTTTAGCTTGCGAAGCGAAATTTGGCTAAATTTCAAATTTTACTCTTCGTTAGGGGCGAAATTTTCGAAAATTTCTCTATGCAAAATTTCCTCCAAAATCACCGTTGCATACGAGCCTTTTGGCAGATAAAAGCTAAATCCAAACTGCGCCTTTTCCTCGTCGTAGCTGTGCGAGATATCCTCTATATAGCTCCACGCATAGCGATACGAGCCGTTTGTTTGCGCCAAATGCCCCTCAGCCTCGGCGAAAATCTCGCTCTCAAATCTATTCGCCACGCCACTTGCGCGCAGTTTTTGCGCCCCAGCGATGAGCCCAGCGCTCGTGATATCGCGGCGCACAAATCGCTCTACCTCTGCGCCTAAATCCTCGCAGGTAAAAAACGCTCCGTGCGGGAAATGCCCCAAAATCTCGCCCGGAAGTAGCTTGTAAAATTGCGCCTGAGTGGCGATAGATTTGGCAAGGTCTTTGTCAAATCCGTAAATTTTGGCAAACTCGCTCACACTAAATTCGCTAGCAAATTTTGAAATTTCAACCCTTTTGGCTAGCCAAGTGTTAAATAGCTCGCTTTGATACGCGCTGATTAAGAAATCGCGCATTTTAGGGTTTTTAATGCGCTTTTCGCCACGCAGTATCGCTAGACCTGCCTCGGCATTGTCGCCAAATTTGCCAAAGCGTTGAAAGCCAAAATAGTTCGCAAACCCCTGTGCGCTGAGTGTTTCAAGAGCTTCGCGCAGTTTTAAAGCGTCAGTTGGCAAGACCTTTTTTAGGCGGATAAAAAAATTATTTCCCTTTAAATGTCCGATTTTTAGCTTGTTTTTGTGGCGATTAAGGCTTAAAATTTTGATTTTTTCGTGCGAAAAACTCTCTAAATTTGGCGCGAATTTGAAAGGAAATGTAACAAACTGGCTAGTTAAGCCCTCTTTGTCTTTAAGCCCTGCATAGCCGAAATCGCGCATCTTAACGCCTAAATGTTCGCTTAAAATCTGCAAGGCTTCCCAGGTGGTTAGGTCCTTTTTTTGCAGATGTATCATCGCATGCTCGCCATCGCCGCTAGGCTCATACAATGGGACTTCGCGCACGACGAAATCGGCAGAGTTTT is part of the Campylobacter sp. VBCF_01 NA2 genome and harbors:
- a CDS encoding peptidoglycan DD-metalloendopeptidase family protein yields the protein MMRIFALIFLLFSLSFASSSSVEKFKWPSGVSLLQFMENFSIPLSTYYDLDKEDQELAAEVRADVECMMLKDPLGKIVQVLIPINDELQIQIYRDKNGIYKFIYTPIVYEQHSYALSIEITSSPSNDILKATGSIALANEFSSVFKNEVNFKKLQKGDRLTILYEQKTRLGRPFGGVKILAGTIEEAKKPKSLYYFDDKYYNETGKKVEHFVLTTPLVYTRISSRFTPKRFHPVLKRYRAHLGVDYAAPKGTKVNAAGNGKVTFVGRKNGYGNTVEINHGGGLVTLYAHLSGFAKGLKVGMSVKQGQLIAYVGSTGLSSGPHLHLGLYRNNQPVDPLKTIKITKSNFVSEEERKFKALVKDMNAKFDAVKDGSKNPAKFEPYENLVSIN
- a CDS encoding TIGR02757 family protein, which translates into the protein MKALLEYYSARSNTDENLFSAPDPLQVLKPLAHTPHAPVIALICALFAYGNAGQIIKFLNSLNFDLLESDEKTIKSALQGKKYRFQSERDVAEIFLALRRLCECDIEKIILNGMKNGEIINGINALIAQIYELSEYRSAGYEFFFGKNFTTKPTSPYKRYNLFLRWMVRKSDIDLGLFSRISSSKLLIPLDTHTHKVSLALGLIDRKVYDFRAVSALSAKLREFDPHDPIKYDFALYRLGQSREIEELIKNLK
- a CDS encoding NUDIX domain-containing protein: MDIDIKNFKISKLEHSNFIKPFRLNFELNGEARAWDCVKVHDSVSILLYHSEKKAFLLVKQFRPSVWFYQDENLINCDEKGFTYELCAGILDKGISEEQTAIEEIYEETGYELKNLEFITSFYSALGFGANRQILFYGEIDESMKKGAGGGVDGENIELYFLPLDEAKKFMYDEKIVRASGLVAAFLWFFQNKGEI
- a CDS encoding SAM-dependent methyltransferase — protein: MKFSDFFEAWLNEGYYANGVKIGKEGDFYTAVSVGSFFGICLGREILRLSANFTGKISLVEIGANEGFLLADIAQALFTFDPNSLAKFEFVIIEPHQRLRQIQSENFAKKFGDEITLKHLSSLKEAKFSEAIFIANELFDTFKCEVVQDGKMLYIEDFKQIWREICDNEILKFSAGGAEIPLGYEEFASSINAQKFAFLAFDYGKMGASGEISLRIYKNHQVYNFFEIQNLAEFYGVSDITYNVDFEILSRAFENTGAKIGRFMSFEKALIEFGATQILEQFAQNLGQNGYQNALAQFNHLRHEFGEKFKFIEFLKGF
- a CDS encoding trimeric intracellular cation channel family protein, which gives rise to MTQHNIILYIEYIGIASASLSGFLFAVKRDCDWLGIFLAAFLTALGGGIVRDITVGRPLYSFTHYMPVIIVIAVLIASHIFAAQTKKLQGRFIFIFSDAIDVICFSIVGAMVSIEYGLNVFGAILIAFFNGVGGGILRDVLLNEVPWFLRTGLYGTISMGVGLVYFILDWLDLANIYTILALFFAGIVVRMFAYYRGWHLPKVEYNK
- the rsmD gene encoding 16S rRNA (guanine(966)-N(2))-methyltransferase RsmD; translation: MAKFRGKISSGIYKGKSLELPSIGTTRSTKSIVKGSFFDSFRYELEGSCFIEGFGGSGGMALEALSNGAKEVFAIEKDRKAYEITRRNFALFGVEKNALNGDCFALLPQILANLDNEKIFIYLDPPFDIRDGFAGIYERVVGLICEICECEGVKFVIIEHASEVKFEANIAKFSLLKSKKFGATTLSYYAK
- the mgtE gene encoding magnesium transporter; this translates as MEAKDKEFLTDYEEAEALLEAHIGDTIEEELSPADLADHLKALKKHDEEKYVEFLEKLDPEDLADAALEMPDHMLEDIIETLPSEKIVEAIEELESDDQAELLQSIEEIDEDKAKELFYGLDEDDRHDILTINKYDDDEAGAYMQTEVFSARENQTLGEAVDMLRVMRQNGDIENVFQLFVLDDKGHMLSAFSTSDLILYDFSLTLKEISQKFNADAKVHFATDTDKIEDVIKDFEEFDLNVIPVLDANGVLIGRITADDVHDLIQERATEQIYNLAGVDDEAEEEDTAFSTGKARASWLGVNLCTAIISSIIIGLFDATIEQLVALAVLMPIVASMGGNTGTQALTVTVRRLALGEIEARDIRSVITREVTISLVNGSIFAVAMGVVAWVWFGMKLLGVVIAMSMVINLTLAGFFGAIIPIALRRFGIDPAVGSSVLLTTVTDIVGFFSFLGLATWILI
- a CDS encoding plasminogen-binding N-terminal domain-containing protein, with protein sequence MKRILLALGLFLSSVFGAEFYMPPYETLIFDVQNGEAVIADNPAIMVGSAGIVMHDFGNGENAIIARAVVSEKSGAKAKIRFEVFGMLEQKALPLPKILPANGDKVILNYLYDRALIVAPNAEIYAQIVQAFPNIEFIHPDLGGAYLRLNSKPNPSRDDFRKICAKNSTGLIFIAMNEKSVFADCGSFKPLRTYESGKVAYYTLPFYSRVGDIKTVFWDFTNGPISDYDRHYSYLLGLDDE
- a CDS encoding aspartate aminotransferase family protein, translating into MKYLMSNFSRVDVAFTRGKGAKLWDSNGEKYIDFAAGIGVCSLGHASPVVIEAINTQSAMIIHSSNIYRVLPQEVLAKKISNLLGYQTYAVFCNSGAEANEAAIKMARKYGTTKFESKKYEILTLKNSFHGRTMATLSATGQDKFHPEIFAPYIEGFKFYDGIDEIIANISDKTVAVMIELIQGEGGICPLDKKSVQKLAKILKEKNLLLITDEVQCGVYRSGEFVASKIYGIEPDIITFAKGLAGGVPIGACVARENIFAPGEHGSTFGGNHLATSTANAVLRELEYLYESGELKKTIAEFEENLDKILKDFPNFFESRTGLGLMQGLVLKDSTYLSILFAECLRNGLLVLKSGSKTLRFLPPLNIKKKEIKAGFEILRKTLEELQD